In Nocardia sp. NBC_01327, the genomic stretch GATCGGCTTACCGTCGGCATCGAATCCGGGGCGCGCATCCCGCTGCGGGCGCCCGCGGGCGCGGCCATCATCGCGCACTCCAGCGCTGCGCGCCAACAGGATTGGCTGCAGACCCGCGGACCCGAACGCCGTGAGGAATACCGCGACGTGCTGTCCACCCTGCGCACCACCGGCTACTGCGCCTGGCGGCTGGAACCCGACAGTATGCCCACCGTCCGGGTGCTCTCCGAGGTCGCCGATCACCTCGCCGATCATCCGGCGAGCAAGGATCTGCGCGGCCGCGTGCTGGCCCAGCTCGGCACCATTATCGGCAGCGCCTACGACCAGGAGACCCTCGACGAGGAGATCCCGCTGCCGATCAGCTACCTGAGCGCACCGGTGTTCGACGGTGGCGGGCGTGCGGTCATGGAACTCCAGATCGGCCCGCTCCGAATGGATGTCACCCGCGAGGAACGCCGCCGCTACCTCGCCGAACTGGCCACCGCCGCCCGCCGCATCGGCGACGGCGTCAACAGCAAGAACCAGTCGCAGACCTAGCGCGGAACCACGGCTGTGCCGATCAACCCGCGGGCGCCCGGCCGTCCTCGGGGGCGGCGCCGAACCGGATGCCCTTGGCCTCCTTGCCTATCGAGGTGAGGACGATGACGGCGATGAGAACCGGGATGATGGTCGCGGCGAGGGCGAAGGGGTAGCCGTGTGATTCGGCCAGGCGCTCCTGGATGGGGAGGTTCAGCGAGGCGAGCAGGTTGCCGAGCTGGTAGGTGACGCCGGGGTAGAAGCCGCGGATCGCATCGGGGGACATCTCGGTGAGATGTGCGGGGATGACGCCCCACGCGCCCTGCACCATGAGCTGCATCAGGAATGAGCCGAGGCACAGCATGGCCGCGGTGTGCGAATACGCCCACAGCGGCACGATCGGCAATCCGAGCAGGGCGCAGAAGATGATCGTGTAGCGGCGGCCGTACCGCTGCGAAAGCGTGCCGAAGACCAGGCCGCCGATGATCGC encodes the following:
- a CDS encoding helix-turn-helix domain-containing protein; translated protein: MPAGKTESSPPTQRVIAIVELLAAQRNTLTSAEIADGLDLNRSTAGAILSALAERGWVRRLPDLTYQLGPAVAALGRREADSRGDRIWLNEELERLAARVDCGAALTALAGERIEFVAVTRDRLTVGIESGARIPLRAPAGAAIIAHSSAARQQDWLQTRGPERREEYRDVLSTLRTTGYCAWRLEPDSMPTVRVLSEVADHLADHPASKDLRGRVLAQLGTIIGSAYDQETLDEEIPLPISYLSAPVFDGGGRAVMELQIGPLRMDVTREERRRYLAELATAARRIGDGVNSKNQSQT